A window from Macaca fascicularis isolate 582-1 chromosome 20, T2T-MFA8v1.1 encodes these proteins:
- the GPT2 gene encoding alanine aminotransferase 2 isoform X3: protein MQRAAALVRRGCGPRTPSSWGRSQSSAAAEASAVLKVRPERSRRERILTLESMNPQVKAVEYAVRGPIVLKAGEIELELQRGIKKPFTEVIRANIGDAQAMGQQPITFLRQVMALCTYPNLLDSPSFPEDAKKRARRILQACGGHSLGSYSASQGVNCIREDVAAYITRRDGGVPADPDNIYLTTGASDGISTILKILVSGGGKSRTGVMIPIPQYPLYSAVISELDAIQVNYYLDEENCWALNVNELRRAVQEAKDHCDPKVLCIINPGNPTGDNDAGPRTTLAVASSTTSWERHCT, encoded by the exons ATGCAGCGGGCGGCGGCGCTGGTCCGGCGGGGCTGTGGTCCCCGGACCCCCAGCTCCTGGGGCCGCAGTCAGAGCAGCGCGGCCGCCGAGGCCTCGGCGGTGCTCAAGGTGCGGCCCGAGCGCAGCCGGCGCGAGCGCATCCTCACGCTGGAGTCCATGAACCCGCAGGTGAAGGCGGTGGAGTACGCGGTGCGGGGACCCATCGTGCTCAAGGCCGGCGAGATCGAGCTTGAGCTGCAGCGG GGTATCAAAAAGCCATTCACAGAGGTCATCCGAGCCAACATCGGGGACGCCCAGGCTATGGGGCAGCAGCCAATCACCTTCCTCCGGCAG GTAATGGCACTGTGCACCTACCCAAACCTGCTGGACAGCCCCAGCTTCCCAGAAGATGCTAAGAAACGCGCCCGGCGGATCCTGCAGGCTTGTGGCGGGCACAGCCTGG GGTCCTACAGTGCTAGCCAGGGTGTCAACTGCATCCGTGAAGACGTGGCTGCCTATATCACCAGGAGGGATGGCGGCGTGCCTGCAGACCCCGACAACATCTACCTGACCACGGGAGCTAGTGACGGCATTTCT ACAATCCTGAAGATCCTCGTCTCTGGAGGCGGCAAGTCACGGACAGGTGTGATGATCCCCATCCCACAGTATCCCCTCTATTCAGCCGTCATCTCTGAGCTCGACGCCATCCAGGTGAACTACTACCTGGACGAGGAGAACTGCTGGGCGCTAAATGTGAATGAGCTCCGGCGGGCGGTGCAGGAGGCCAAAGACCACTGTGACCCTAAGGTGCTCTGCATAATCAACCCCGGGAACCCTACAG GTGATAATGATGCCGGGCCCAGGACCACACTTGCGGTAGCAAGTTCTACAACATCTTGGGAAAGACACTGTACCTAG